ATCAGAACGATTTTAACCTTTGGTAGACTTACAGATGAGCAAACAGCGCTGTTAATGGGTATCCCTATAAAAGAATGTCGGTTTATTGCTGGAAAATTGCGCGAGGATCGTTTATTGGCAATGTACGTGAAGGCAATTCCATGACCAGCTGCTAACCTTTCAGTCAAAGTAGGACGGAAATGAAGGAAGGCCAACAAAGGCAATATCATACAACCTATTTCTATATCGATTTCTGTTCTACGATTGACAGCATTAAATGGCGTATGCACCAATTAGTGAAAACAGTAGAAGATCGAATGCGAAATGTaagttccttttttaattgggccttttttcataaaaggTTTACCATATtgtttccttctttttgcttAGTGTTTTACCCACTACTTTTACGAATCTCTTATTATCGTCACTTTCACTAACTTAGCAGGATTTCGATTCTAAAGGCTATGTTTGTCCATTTTGCAACAAAAAGTTTTCTAGCCTTGACGTTTTGTCTTTGGTGACCAACGAGGGAACTTTTGCTTGTAACGTTTGTGGAACCGAACTCAAAGACGATGAGGAGAGTGCAGAAATGATGTCTAGTCAGAAAAGGCTAGGAAAACTGATGGGACAAGTTAATGGTATAATCGATGCATTGAAAAGGGTGGATGAAATTGTCGTACcacaaaacaatttccaATCTGCTTTAGAACATGCGGTTCCTGTTTCGTTAGACACCCAAAATTTGTCGCAACAAAACTTGTCAAAAAGTAATTCAGACGTCCGTCTTTCCACCTCTTCGCCATCTATTACAGTTGATTTCTCTGCTGATAAAGAGACTGATGAAAAGCGTGAAAGGAATTGCGACAAGCAAGTCAAAGCTGCTCAAAACATTCTTCCCGAATGGCATGCAACATCAACAATTTCTGGCTCCATTACTCGTGCTGGAGCTAAAGATGCCGCACTTCATAGTTTTAGAACTGAAACTGTTAATGAGGTTCAAGACACTAA
This portion of the Schizosaccharomyces pombe strain 972h- genome assembly, chromosome: I genome encodes:
- the tfa1 gene encoding transcription factor TFIIE subunit Tfa1, whose amino-acid sequence is MSNAPEIVQRLIKMIMRAFYETRHIIFMDAILRHSALTDEQTALLMGIPIKECRFIAGKLREDRLLAIQSRTEMKEGQQRQYHTTYFYIDFCSTIDSIKWRMHQLVKTVEDRMRNDFDSKGYVCPFCNKKFSSLDVLSLVTNEGTFACNVCGTELKDDEESAEMMSSQKRLGKLMGQVNGIIDALKRVDEIVVPQNNFQSALEHAVPVSLDTQNLSQQNLSKSNSDVRLSTSSPSITVDFSADKETDEKRERNCDKQVKAAQNILPEWHATSTISGSITRAGAKDAALHSFRTETVNEVQDTKTDITSEKSALDAYYATLRAKQKEESEFMDSENVDDEEDDDFLDVTTATSLQNKSTDYGSVKRKTENLNSDSDIQNKRTKSIEENNSLPPIVSTNGITDGDTEMQESKKNVIINGFNEDDEDDEDEADFEDV